From the Myxococcaceae bacterium JPH2 genome, the window GGGGGGTGTTCCTGGTGGACGCGGGAGACCTCTTCCAGGGCACGCTGCCTTCCAACCTCACGGAGGGCGCCCTCGTCGTGGACGTGTACAACTACCTGGGCTACGCGGCGGCGGCCCTGGGCAACCACGAGTTCGACTACGGGCCCGAGGGCCCGTCGCCCATCGCGACCCACCCCGGCGAGGATCCGCTGGGCGCGCTCAAGGTCCGGGTGAAGCAGGCCCGGTTCCCGTTCCTGGCCGCCAACCTGCGCGAGGCCGATGGTCAACGCCCGGCCTGGACGGGAAACGACGGCACCGCGCTGGTGACGGTGCAGGGCGTGAAGGTGGGCATCCTGGGCCTCTCCACGCCGAGCACGCCGCAGACGACCAACCCGGCCAACGTCGCGGCGCTGCGCTTCCAGCCGATGCTGCCGGTGACGCTGGCGGCGGCGCAGTCACTGCGTGCTCGGGGCGCGGAGGTGGTCGTCATCACCGCGCACGCGGGAGGCCACTGCGCGAAGCTGGAGGATCCGCGCGACACGTCGAGCTGCGATCGCCAGGACGGTGAAATCTACGCGCTGCTGGAGGCCCTGCCGCCGGGCACCGTGGACGCGGTGGTGGCCGGCCACACGCACCAGCCCATGGGCCACTTCTTCGGAGACGTGCCCGTCATCGAGACGTCCGGGCAGAGCCGCTCGTTCGGCGTCGTGGACCTCTACGTGGATCCGCGCACCCACCGCGTGCGGCCCGAGCTGACGCGCATCCAGGCCGCGGTCCCGGTCTGCCCTCGCGTGGACGAGGCCACGGGGAGCTGTGACGCGGCCGTGTTGCGCGAGCAGCGCTCCGTGCACCTGGTGCCCGCGACGTTCCGCGGTGGCCCGGTGACTCCGGACGCGCAGGTGGAGGTGGTGATGGCGCCCACGCTCGCCCGCGTCGCGGCCATGCAGCGCGCGCCCGTGGGCG encodes:
- a CDS encoding bifunctional metallophosphatase/5'-nucleotidase — protein: MPRSLRTTAVLLAALASACRGGPVPTPPGLPPASPTSDAPLRLTLVGTNDFHGWVGARRQTLPDGQVVEEGGAANYGGYVARLRQDNPGGVFLVDAGDLFQGTLPSNLTEGALVVDVYNYLGYAAAALGNHEFDYGPEGPSPIATHPGEDPLGALKVRVKQARFPFLAANLREADGQRPAWTGNDGTALVTVQGVKVGILGLSTPSTPQTTNPANVAALRFQPMLPVTLAAAQSLRARGAEVVVITAHAGGHCAKLEDPRDTSSCDRQDGEIYALLEALPPGTVDAVVAGHTHQPMGHFFGDVPVIETSGQSRSFGVVDLYVDPRTHRVRPELTRIQAAVPVCPRVDEATGSCDAAVLREQRSVHLVPATFRGGPVTPDAQVEVVMAPTLARVAAMQRAPVGVTATEKLLRAYESEGTLGNLIADALRSVAGADVAVMNAGGLRADLAAGPLTFGDVYEVLPFDNRLALLNLSGAELRRLLSLGYGSRKGVFAVSGVRVTLDTCQGPQRLQAVTLSDGRPLEPTVMYRVALPDFLARGGDGVGPLTDTLPPERVDLARGEDLRQVLIAHGRAHGGTLVPPQVGRVIFTPPQGACPNAGH